In Fructilactobacillus cliffordii, a single genomic region encodes these proteins:
- the dapD gene encoding 2,3,4,5-tetrahydropyridine-2,6-dicarboxylate N-acetyltransferase: protein MAEMNAQEIIQFIGNAEKKTNVKVYLKGDLAAIDFPALLRAFVNDQTGVIFGDWKDVKPFLAANDSHITDYEIENDGRNSAVPLLDTKDIEARIEPGAIIRDQVKIGKDAVIMMGALINIGAEIGADSMIDMGAVLGGRAIVGKHSHIGAGAVLAGVIEPASAKPVQIDDDVLVGANAVVIEGVHVGKGAVVAAGAVVTEDVAPYTVVAGMPAKKVKDVNQKTLDKTKLEDDLRG from the coding sequence ATGGCTGAAATGAACGCACAAGAAATCATTCAATTTATCGGGAACGCGGAAAAGAAAACGAACGTGAAGGTTTATCTCAAAGGGGACCTTGCTGCCATTGATTTTCCGGCTTTGCTGCGCGCGTTTGTAAATGATCAAACCGGCGTGATCTTTGGAGACTGGAAGGACGTCAAACCGTTCCTAGCCGCTAACGACTCCCACATTACTGACTACGAAATTGAAAACGACGGCCGGAATTCAGCCGTTCCGTTGTTGGATACGAAAGACATTGAAGCCCGGATTGAACCCGGTGCTATCATTCGGGATCAGGTTAAGATTGGCAAAGACGCCGTGATTATGATGGGCGCTTTGATTAACATCGGGGCCGAAATTGGGGCCGATTCCATGATCGACATGGGCGCGGTCCTAGGTGGCCGGGCCATCGTCGGCAAGCACTCTCACATTGGTGCTGGAGCTGTTTTAGCTGGAGTGATTGAACCAGCTAGCGCTAAACCAGTGCAAATTGACGATGACGTGTTAGTCGGCGCCAACGCCGTGGTAATCGAAGGCGTGCACGTCGGTAAAGGTGCCGTAGTAGCTGCTGGCGCCGTGGTAACCGAAGACGTCGCTCCTTACACGGTGGTGGCTGGAATGCCAGCGAAGAAGGTCAAAGACGTGAACCAAAAGACCTTGGACAAGACCAAACTCGAAGACGACCTGCGGGGCTAA
- the dapA gene encoding 4-hydroxy-tetrahydrodipicolinate synthase has product MADFTKTDIITALITPFTADQEINYPALETLTDRLLQEGGDGFLIGGTTGETPTLTHDEKISLYTNFAQFIDGRVPVIAGTGSNNTQATIDFTTEVSQIPGIDAALVVVPYYNKPNQVGMKAHFRAVAQATNFPIIIYNIPGRTGVKMDVDTIVELSHESNIIGIKQCGSMEEFEAIVQQTPDDFLVYTGEDPQSLFARSVGGNGVVSVASHLYLPEMRQMYDLMNTDLAQAGQLQRDLTPKMQGLFLYPSPSAVKFMLTRNGLDVGGCRLPITDLTAVEQAYVLEALGEKE; this is encoded by the coding sequence ATGGCTGATTTTACTAAGACTGATATCATTACGGCGCTGATTACGCCCTTTACTGCAGACCAAGAAATTAATTATCCGGCCCTAGAAACGTTGACGGACCGATTGTTACAAGAAGGTGGCGATGGATTTTTAATCGGGGGGACGACGGGAGAAACACCGACGTTAACCCACGATGAAAAGATTAGTTTATACACGAACTTTGCCCAGTTTATCGACGGTCGGGTGCCCGTGATTGCGGGAACCGGAAGCAACAATACCCAAGCAACCATCGACTTCACGACAGAAGTTAGTCAGATTCCGGGCATTGATGCAGCGTTAGTGGTGGTGCCGTATTACAACAAACCCAATCAAGTGGGGATGAAAGCGCACTTCCGGGCCGTTGCTCAAGCCACAAATTTTCCGATTATTATCTACAACATTCCGGGTCGGACCGGAGTTAAGATGGACGTTGATACAATTGTTGAACTAAGCCATGAATCCAACATCATTGGGATTAAGCAGTGTGGTTCGATGGAAGAATTTGAAGCGATTGTGCAACAAACACCTGACGACTTCCTGGTATACACCGGAGAAGACCCACAGAGCTTATTTGCGCGCAGCGTCGGCGGAAACGGAGTGGTTTCGGTGGCTTCCCACCTTTACTTGCCAGAAATGCGGCAAATGTATGATTTAATGAACACCGATTTAGCGCAAGCCGGTCAATTACAACGGGACCTGACGCCGAAGATGCAGGGCTTATTCTTATACCCATCCCCATCGGCCGTGAAGTTCATGTTGACGCGGAACGGTCTTGACGTCGGGGGTTGCCGGCTACCCATTACCGATTTGACCGCCGTTGAACAAGCCTACGTTTTAGAAGCACTCGGAGAAAAGGAGTAG
- the lysA gene encoding diaminopimelate decarboxylase, translating to MLSSDEVQDNQLLIGGIPATKLADEFGTPLQVYDVAKIRQQIRAFARVFEEQHVDYAVSYASKAFACVAMYQVVNQEHAHIDVVSAGELATAIKADFPMEKVSFHGNNKSYEELQMAVRHHVGTIMLDNFYEIGLLARVLEEEDAEINVMLRVSPAVSAHTHEFIQTGQQDSKFGFDLLTGQEDQALQLVLDQPRMHLQGVHSHIGSQIFATDGFKIETQKLVQLMKRWRDEFNYTPQVVNVGGGFGIQYTDDDHPIRPEEFVEQILTTLKEETEANDLPLPAVWIEPGRSIAGPAGVSLYRVGSQKTISEIRKYVAVDGGMGDNIRPALYGAAYEAVAADNVHPEKTETVTVAGKYCESGDILVKDAHLPEVKAGDVIAVLATGAYGYSMASNYNRNPRPAVVFVENGKARVVVKRETLADLTHLDVALDEN from the coding sequence ATGTTAAGTAGTGATGAAGTTCAGGATAATCAATTATTAATTGGTGGCATCCCGGCCACGAAGCTTGCAGATGAATTTGGCACCCCGCTGCAAGTCTATGATGTGGCTAAGATTCGCCAGCAGATTCGGGCCTTTGCCCGGGTGTTTGAAGAACAACATGTGGACTACGCAGTTAGTTACGCCAGCAAGGCCTTTGCCTGTGTCGCCATGTACCAGGTGGTTAACCAGGAACACGCGCACATTGACGTGGTTTCGGCCGGTGAATTAGCGACGGCCATCAAAGCGGATTTCCCGATGGAAAAAGTTAGTTTCCACGGGAACAACAAATCTTACGAAGAGTTACAAATGGCCGTCCGGCATCACGTCGGCACGATTATGCTCGATAACTTCTATGAAATTGGATTGTTAGCCCGGGTCCTAGAGGAAGAAGACGCGGAAATTAACGTAATGCTACGGGTTTCTCCAGCCGTTTCGGCCCACACCCACGAATTCATCCAAACTGGTCAACAGGACAGTAAGTTTGGGTTTGACCTCTTGACCGGTCAAGAGGACCAAGCGCTGCAATTGGTGTTAGACCAACCGCGGATGCATCTGCAGGGAGTTCATTCCCACATTGGTTCGCAAATTTTTGCGACCGACGGCTTTAAGATTGAAACCCAGAAACTGGTGCAGTTAATGAAGCGGTGGCGCGATGAGTTTAACTACACGCCACAGGTGGTGAACGTTGGAGGGGGCTTTGGAATCCAGTATACGGATGACGATCACCCGATTCGTCCAGAAGAATTTGTGGAACAGATTTTAACGACCTTGAAGGAAGAAACGGAAGCCAACGACTTACCGTTACCAGCGGTCTGGATCGAACCGGGTCGTTCAATTGCCGGTCCCGCCGGCGTGAGTCTTTACCGGGTCGGATCGCAAAAGACGATTTCAGAAATTCGCAAGTACGTAGCGGTCGACGGCGGAATGGGCGATAACATTCGCCCCGCCCTTTATGGTGCAGCTTACGAAGCAGTGGCCGCCGACAATGTCCATCCCGAAAAGACCGAAACGGTCACGGTAGCTGGTAAGTACTGTGAATCGGGAGACATCCTGGTGAAGGATGCGCACCTTCCTGAGGTCAAAGCAGGTGACGTGATTGCCGTACTAGCAACCGGGGCTTATGGGTACTCGATGGCTTCCAACTACAACCGGAATCCACGTCCTGCCGTGGTCTTCGTTGAAAACGGAAAAGCTCGGGTTGTGGTGAAACGCGAAACGTTAGCGGACTTGACGCACCTAGACGTTGCCCTTGATGAAAACTAA
- a CDS encoding N-acetyldiaminopimelate deacetylase: protein MTLDLHELYQELHQIPELALHEFQTHDLLMKQIDALTADCDFAEVQVPEQLPTAIMVLLHGSNPTRTIGYRTDIDALPVTEDTGLPFRSQHEGRMHACGHDIHMTVAVGVLAQFVKAQPTDNLLFFFQPAEESENGGKLAYEDGLFTGQWRPDEFYGLHDNPQLPAGAIGCRMGTLFAGTTEVDVHFTGTQGHAAYPQFANDMVVAASQFIGQVQTIVSRSVDPIEGGVITFGQFNAGTIRNVIAGEADLHGTIRGLTQKMIEHIDDRLRAVANGIAMSYDCQVDLHLNQGGYLPVENNPHLTQEFIQYMEKNPHVQYIETEPAMTGEDFGYLLSKFPGTMFWLGIGDPEHQLHSSELVPNEAAIEPGISAITGWLQQRMTEKE from the coding sequence ATGACATTGGATTTACACGAACTTTATCAAGAACTCCATCAGATTCCAGAACTCGCCTTACACGAATTTCAAACGCATGATCTGTTAATGAAGCAGATTGATGCTTTGACAGCTGACTGTGACTTCGCGGAGGTGCAGGTTCCGGAACAGTTACCGACCGCCATCATGGTGTTATTACATGGAAGTAACCCGACCCGGACGATTGGGTACCGGACGGATATTGATGCCCTACCGGTGACTGAAGATACCGGATTGCCGTTTCGGTCGCAGCACGAAGGCCGGATGCACGCCTGTGGGCATGACATTCACATGACCGTGGCCGTGGGGGTGCTGGCCCAGTTTGTAAAAGCACAACCAACCGATAACCTGCTGTTCTTCTTTCAACCAGCCGAAGAAAGTGAGAACGGGGGGAAGTTGGCGTATGAAGATGGCCTCTTTACCGGGCAATGGCGACCTGATGAATTTTACGGCTTGCACGATAATCCCCAACTTCCCGCTGGCGCCATTGGTTGTCGGATGGGGACCCTCTTTGCTGGGACCACGGAAGTGGACGTTCACTTTACGGGGACGCAGGGACACGCGGCCTATCCACAATTCGCGAACGACATGGTTGTCGCTGCCAGTCAGTTCATCGGGCAGGTGCAAACGATTGTGTCGCGGAGCGTCGATCCGATTGAAGGCGGGGTGATTACCTTCGGGCAGTTTAACGCTGGGACGATTCGGAACGTGATTGCCGGAGAAGCCGACCTCCACGGGACGATTCGGGGCCTGACCCAGAAAATGATTGAACACATTGATGACCGGCTCCGGGCCGTAGCAAACGGAATTGCAATGAGTTACGACTGCCAGGTGGATCTCCACTTAAACCAAGGGGGCTACCTCCCGGTGGAAAACAATCCGCACCTGACGCAGGAGTTTATTCAATATATGGAAAAGAACCCGCACGTCCAGTACATTGAAACCGAACCGGCGATGACCGGGGAGGACTTTGGGTACCTACTGTCCAAGTTCCCAGGCACCATGTTTTGGCTGGGCATCGGCGATCCCGAGCATCAACTGCACTCCAGTGAACTGGTGCCGAACGAAGCAGCGATTGAACCCGGGATTAGTGCGATTACCGGCTGGTTACAACAACGAATGACAGAAAAGGAGTAA